TTTCCATGCTTCCTCTCTCCCTCTCATTGCAACAGTTGAAAACGCTGTTCCGATTCATCCCAGATCCATTCAAACGTGCGTTTGACTTCTCCATTCGGCTCCAACTGGTCCACCAGTAACAGATCGGCTTTTTGCTTGGGGTTTCGGTCGATCAAAACAATCCGATAGTACAAGGACCGACCGGCTGACAATAATCTTCCCTGATGAACCAACCCGTTACTGCCACCTTGGTCAACAGCATGCCCGCTGTCGTCAATTATAACAAATCGCTTGACCACTCCCTGATACACAATCCCCGTTTCCCGCACAGCATGTGGTAAAGCTTCCTGAACAGCCAACAAAACACCGTACCCGCGCTTGGTCAATTCCCCACGAAACACGATGTTTCCTCCGCCAGGCAAAACCGTGTGGACCAGTCGGGATAGCGCCTGTTCCGAATGATCGGGTCGCAATGCATCTATCTCCACAGAGCAAAAAAAGGGTTCCGGCCCTTTTTTGGACCCAATCGAAGCACCCACCACCGTCCATCGTCCGGGAAAATCCGGATGACGGATTACATACATCTCAGGAGCCGGCCGGAGAGAAGATGTTCGCCAATCCTGTTGCGCCAGCTGCCATTTCCTCCCTTGACTGTCTTGGACGAGGATGGACAAAGTCGGTGTTTTCCAGTCGGTTCGAATGATATAGTTGCCGGTCCCCGGAATGCGCACAGCCTGATCGAACCGCCATCTCAAAGGTTTGGCTGACACCTTGATACGGTACCCCATGTCGATGGTTTCCTGGGCAATCTGTAATTGTTCTTCCGCTTCGCTCCTTTTCTGGGAATCTTGCACCGCATGCAACCGTTCAGCGGAAGGTATATACAGCGTTTCTTCGATCCGCTGCCGTACGGTGTGATACAATTGGATGCGATAGGCTTTTGCCTCCCGATCAAACGTCATTACTGCCAGAAAGACACCATCGTAGCTGTAACCCAACAAATACGCATGCTGAGAAGCATACTGTTGAAACCCCTTTCTGGCAATCAATGAACGAAGACGCGGTACCTCCCGGTCAGCATACGGCACGAACTCCGCAGTTTCCGTACGGGGAAGATGAGAGACCGGTGTCCCTGCTTGAAAGTCTTCTCCCCATTGGCAACCCGCCAACAAGCTGACGAGCAACCACATCCCCAGCATCGTCCAACGGACTGCCAATAGCCGCCACCCCTCATATGGAACCGTTTCGTTTGTATCCCATCTTATCGCAACAAAAACATCCTGACTATCCTTTTTATGTATTTCATGGACGCATAATCCGTTTATTTCGTCTCAAAATAGATGGTAGAAAGTGAGCGAAAGGAAGATGAAGATGGATACCATGGTGCGTTCCGATCAGCCGGATGTCAAACCTTTGGCGCGATTGCGGCAAAGTTTGTCGCAAAAGGTCCGACGTTTTTTTTCTGATCCCTGGGAAATTGAAGATGATTTTCTCGGTAGGGCCGCCGATTTTCTTCCCCGAATCAATATCGAGGAACAGACAGACCGATATGTAATCGAAGCCGAACTGCCGGGAATGGAGGCGAAAGAGATCGAGATCACCGTCTGCGACAGCGTATTGACAATCCGAGGTGAGAAACGGCGGAAGACCGAAAGACCGGATGCGCGACTTTATCGGGTGGAAAGCCGTTACGGTGCCTTCCGCCGATCATTGGCCCTCCCAGCCGATGCAGACCTTGAACGAATCAATGCCGAGAACGAAAACGGGATGTTCTATATCACGGTTCCCAAAAACCCCAATACCTCCCGTCTCCACATCCGCGTACGAAACCAACATGATGAATAAAAACCGATCCGTAATCAAGGATCGGCTCCGGTTGTGGATAAAGTAGCCTGATGCGTGTCTGATGATAACCACTTCTTTTCCCGGTTTGCTCCACCTGCGCCCTGCAAGGAAGCAGGTCATGCCGCTTCAAACCGGGGCGCAGGATGTCGCAAAGTACACTCGCTTAAAGGAAATTGCTCGCAATGCCATTCCTGCGCTTCCCGGTTCTCAGCTCGGTCAGGCTTAGGTCAGTCACTCAGCTGGGAAAACGTTGCGTTCTGATTAATTGGCCAGACGCTCTGGCCACCGGCGGGTCTGAAATTCGTCGCTACGAGGCTTCAGACGGAAATTCGGATCCCCTTCTCTAAAAGAGGGTGGCCGTTTTCACACGAACGACGTTTGAGCTTGCCGAAAGTGGAGCGAGAGGGAAAACTGCCATCCCGATATGACGAGCGGTTCAACCACTTTGACAGCGGTCACGGCCGATAAGCTTATTCTTTGACCGCTCCGGCTGTGATTCCGGAGATAATGCGCCGCTGGAAAATCAGCACCATGATTACCAACGGAATCGTCACGATAATGGATGCCGCAGAGATCTCTCCCCAAGGGACTGTATATTGCCCTTGGAACATGGCGATACCGACTGGCACGGTTTTCATCGATTCATCCGTATTGATGGTCAACGCAAAGAAAAATTCGTTCCAAGCGGCGATGAATACCAAGATGGCCGTCGTAAACGTGCCCGGAACCGCCA
This DNA window, taken from Polycladomyces subterraneus, encodes the following:
- a CDS encoding Hsp20/alpha crystallin family protein yields the protein MDTMVRSDQPDVKPLARLRQSLSQKVRRFFSDPWEIEDDFLGRAADFLPRINIEEQTDRYVIEAELPGMEAKEIEITVCDSVLTIRGEKRRKTERPDARLYRVESRYGAFRRSLALPADADLERINAENENGMFYITVPKNPNTSRLHIRVRNQHDE